In Bactrocera neohumeralis isolate Rockhampton chromosome 5, APGP_CSIRO_Bneo_wtdbg2-racon-allhic-juicebox.fasta_v2, whole genome shotgun sequence, the genomic window TGACCGAGGAGGAGAAACTGTGTGCCAAGCTGGAGGAGGAGGCACGCATCAGTGCCGAAGCGCGCTCTTGCACAGGCTCATTGGCCGTACATCCACGTTCACGTGATGTGAAAATAGCCAATTTTTCCATCACTTTCTTCGGTTCCGAGCTGTTGCAGGACACTATGCTCGAGTTGAATTGTGGACGTCGCTATGGTGTTATTGGCTTAAATGGCTGCGGCAAATCGTCCTTGTTGGCAGTGTTGGGCAACCGTGAGGTACCTATACCAGAACATATTGATATTTTCCATTTGACACGCGAAATACCAGCGTCCACCAAAACTGCACTACAGTGTGTTATGGAAGTGGATGAGGAACGTATCAAGTTGGAAAAGCTCGCCGAAGAGCTCGCAATGAGCGACGAAGATGATGCTCAGGAACAATTGATTGATATCTATGAACGGCTAGACGACATGTCGGCCGATCAGGCTGAAGCAAAGGCGGCGCGCATTTTGCACGGTCTCGGCTTCGACAAGGAAATGCAACAGAAACAAGCCAAGGATTTCTCTGGTAAGTAcaagcacaaaaaataatacaccCATCGCTTTTGGCTTCAATAATTAACACTTGATTTCCACTAAAGGTGGTTGGCGTATGCGCATCGCGCTGGCTCGTGCGCTCTTCGTCAAACCGCATCTGTTGCTGCTGGACGAACCGACCAATCACTTGGATTTGGATGCTTGTGTGTGGCTTGAGGAGGAATTGAAAGAGTATAAGCGTATTCTTGTGCTCATTTCGCATTCGCAAGATTTTCTCAACGGTGTCTGCACAAACATCATACACATGACCAAGAAGCGCCTAAAATACTACACTGGTAATTATGAGGCATTCGTGCGCACACGCATGGAACTGCTAGAGAACCAGATGAAACAATACAACTGGGAGCAGGATCAAATCGCACACATGAAGAACTACATAGCGCGTTTTGGTCACGGTTCTGCCAAGTTGGCGCGTCAGGCACAATCCAAGGAGAAGACGCTGGCCAAGATGGTGGCCCAAGGTTTAACCGAAAAAGTGACCGATGACAAAGTGCTGAATTTCTATTTCCCCTCTTGCGGCACTGTGCCACCGCCAGTGATTATGGTACAGAATGTCAGTTTCCGTTACAACGAAACCACGCCGTGGATCTACAAAAATTTGGAGTTCGGCATTGACTTGGACACCCGATTGGCTTTGGTAGGACCCAACGGTGCAGGCAAATCCACACTGCTCAAACTCTTGTATGGTGACTTAGTACCCACTTCCGGCATGATACGCAAAAATTCTCATTTACGTATTGCCCGTTATCATCAGCATTTGCATGAACTGCTTGATTTGGATGCCAGTCCGCTTGAGTATATGATGCGTGAATTCCCAGATGTAAAGGAAAAAGAAGAGATGCGTAAGATCATTGGCCGTTACGGTTTAACCGGTCGTCAGCAAGTCTGTCCGATCCGTCAGCTATCCGATGGTCAGCGTTGCCGTGTTGTGTTTGCCTGGTTAGCCTGGCAGGTACCACATCTGCTGCTGCTTGATGAACCTACCAATCACTTGGATATGGAAACCATCGATGCGTTGGCTGATGCCATCAATGATTTCGACGGCGGCATGGTGTTGGTTAGTCACGATTTCAGACTGATCAATCAGGTGAGTAATAACAAAATTGTGTGTTAATAAACTGCTGAAGAAAATCTCTAATCAACTGCAATATAACGCTATACTCAGGTTGCTGAAGAAATTTGGGTGTGTGAGAATGAAACTGTCACGAAATGGAAGGGCAATATTTTGGACTACAAGGatcatttgaaaaataaaattactaatgAAAACGAGCGAAAGAAGAAAtaaagcatgcatacatacgtattcacacaaaagcaaatataaacttacaacaattttaaataGTAGGCCAAgcgaatttgtttatttaaaaaattacaaaaaatatattaaataatgtagCTAAACGGCGAAAGAACCCCTATGTgtgtacaacaaaaataattacaattgaAAAAAGCGGCATAATGGTATAAACATGTTTAACTAAGTAATagaaaaacttaataaattttcgcGTAACAAAACGACATTTGTGATTGATTGTTTAAGTAATTTATTATGCACTAAATATCTACTACATATGCTATGCTACAAATAATATTGTGAATGTACTATAAACCAAACAATAACTACAAAGCTGATGGTAACGGCGCTTACGGAATATCCAAAATTTCGATTTAGAAGAATTACAGTGTGAAAAGTTTGTGCTTTACTTTGCCACAACTTaatacattttacatacatatttattgaattaacgtttcattaaattttttgaaagcaaacaGCGAACACGTTTAGGTCTTtagaaattgaattgaaatataCTTTAATGTGAACACACACCTATAGGTTATATATTAGAaggtgaattttttatatttcaaagaaaaaaagaagttattaaaaatgtatttgatcGGCAAATGAAGTACGCCAATAGCTTCAATAATACATTACCACAccgattgaaataaaatttgcagacattcattaaaacaacaataaacgagttttattgcaattatacaaaattattagCTAACGGGCTGTTGAAATTTCTTAAGTGTTGTCAATGCTGCGTTGACTGCTGTTAAAATTTCTACGCTAACAACTAACCATAAagaatatttgctttaaattatttttattatttaattaagtgCACATGCAGTATAAGTGTTTTCATAAGTAATTCTTAAATTAAGTTACTTTCCATGATGGATAATGATATTCAATATTTCTGCGCTATTCTTTCACATATGTACCGTACTACATGCTTATGTGCCTCATTGAGCGCattaaaattaaccaaaaattgctccagcataattttaaaatctgacATACGGCACTCTTTCCAAGCCAGCACTATTTCTGCTAATTCCCATTTCATTTGCAGCGGTACATAAGTACCAGTGCTATAGTGGCTACCACTAGCAGTCGCCAATGGCGAGcctgtgtttgttgtattttcatCATCGAGGTCAGCCAA contains:
- the LOC126758774 gene encoding ATP-binding cassette sub-family F member 2, producing MPSDAKKRDAQRKKDARNKKIQQISSSKKPTQNGTPERELTEEEKLCAKLEEEARISAEARSCTGSLAVHPRSRDVKIANFSITFFGSELLQDTMLELNCGRRYGVIGLNGCGKSSLLAVLGNREVPIPEHIDIFHLTREIPASTKTALQCVMEVDEERIKLEKLAEELAMSDEDDAQEQLIDIYERLDDMSADQAEAKAARILHGLGFDKEMQQKQAKDFSGGWRMRIALARALFVKPHLLLLDEPTNHLDLDACVWLEEELKEYKRILVLISHSQDFLNGVCTNIIHMTKKRLKYYTGNYEAFVRTRMELLENQMKQYNWEQDQIAHMKNYIARFGHGSAKLARQAQSKEKTLAKMVAQGLTEKVTDDKVLNFYFPSCGTVPPPVIMVQNVSFRYNETTPWIYKNLEFGIDLDTRLALVGPNGAGKSTLLKLLYGDLVPTSGMIRKNSHLRIARYHQHLHELLDLDASPLEYMMREFPDVKEKEEMRKIIGRYGLTGRQQVCPIRQLSDGQRCRVVFAWLAWQVPHLLLLDEPTNHLDMETIDALADAINDFDGGMVLVSHDFRLINQVAEEIWVCENETVTKWKGNILDYKDHLKNKITNENERKKK